One window of Dehalobacterium formicoaceticum genomic DNA carries:
- the yhbH gene encoding sporulation protein YhbH: MKDQSIISRDNWSLHRKGELDQQRHNEKVKEAIKNNLSEIISEESVIMSDGKKITKLPIRTLDEYRFRFNYNKQKHAGQGSGGSQPGDVIGTEPGDGSGRGPGAGDEPGTDYYEADVSFEELSEMVFADLVLPRLKEKQKENLKAVSTRFNDVRKAGIFSNIDKKRTIIEAIKRNARQDSGKHNIIRDDLRFKTWEKVYSAESNAVVLAMMDTSGSMGNFEKYIARTFFFWMVRFLRTKYQNVEIVFLAHHTQAKEVSETEFFNKGESGGTKCSSVYRLALELIHERYSPDRYNIYPFHFSDGDNLPSDNETCAALIKEILPLCNLFGYGEITSPYYRNSTLISVFQGINEDNLTVVTIKNKKEIYPALKKFFSEKGESGGH, encoded by the coding sequence ATGAAAGATCAATCGATTATTTCCCGAGATAATTGGTCCCTGCACAGAAAGGGGGAATTGGATCAGCAGCGCCATAATGAAAAAGTCAAGGAAGCAATCAAAAATAATCTTTCAGAGATTATCAGTGAAGAAAGCGTGATTATGTCCGACGGGAAAAAAATCACCAAGCTGCCTATTCGCACTTTGGATGAATACCGATTTCGTTTTAATTACAATAAACAAAAGCATGCCGGTCAGGGAAGCGGCGGCAGTCAACCGGGAGATGTGATTGGAACGGAACCTGGCGATGGCAGCGGCAGGGGGCCGGGGGCAGGGGATGAGCCGGGTACTGACTACTACGAGGCAGACGTGAGCTTTGAGGAATTGTCAGAGATGGTTTTTGCTGATTTGGTACTGCCGCGTCTAAAGGAAAAACAAAAGGAGAATTTGAAGGCCGTTTCTACCCGTTTTAACGATGTGCGTAAAGCAGGAATTTTTAGTAATATTGACAAGAAACGTACGATTATCGAAGCCATCAAGCGCAATGCCCGTCAAGACTCGGGAAAACATAATATCATTCGGGATGATCTGCGCTTTAAAACCTGGGAAAAGGTTTACAGTGCAGAATCCAATGCCGTAGTTTTAGCAATGATGGATACATCCGGTTCCATGGGGAATTTTGAAAAGTATATCGCCAGAACCTTTTTCTTCTGGATGGTGCGGTTTTTGCGTACCAAATATCAAAATGTGGAAATCGTCTTTTTAGCCCACCATACCCAAGCCAAAGAGGTTTCAGAAACAGAATTTTTTAATAAAGGGGAAAGCGGCGGCACAAAATGCTCCTCCGTATACCGGCTGGCCCTGGAACTGATTCATGAAAGATATTCCCCGGATCGGTATAATATCTATCCTTTTCATTTTTCCGATGGGGATAATCTTCCCTCGGATAACGAAACTTGTGCTGCTCTGATTAAAGAAATATTGCCCTTGTGCAATCTTTTTGGCTACGGAGAGATTACCAGCCCATATTATCGGAACAGCACCTTGATTTCCGTATTTCAAGGTATTAATGAGGATAATTTGACCGTAGTAACGATAAAAAATAAGAAGGAGATTTATCCT
- a CDS encoding PrkA family serine protein kinase — MDYLKSLEEYRRQQEKLRWQGSFLEYMELIKKDPAIVKTAHTRVYDMIVQAGIEETALGKKYNFFSHEIFGLDGVLQKLVEEYFHSSARRLDVRKRILLLMGPVSGGKSTIVTMLKKGLEKYTTTDEGAVYAIKDCPMHEEPLHLIPDPLREEFEQEMGLKIEGSLCPSCRMMVQERYQGRIEDVEIERITFSEENRVGIGTFSPSDPKSQDIADLTGSIDFATITEYGSESDPRAYRFDGELNKSNRGLMEFQEMLKCDEKFLYHLLSLSQEGNFKAGRFALISADEMILAHSNETEYRSFISNKKNEALHSRILVMPIPYNLKVTDEVKIYEKLIGQSDLKDVHIAPFALRAAAIFTILSRLKESKKIGVDLLKKMKLYDGEDVEDFKQKDLKELQSENEGEGMSGVDPRYVINRISSALINSDTKCINALDVLRALKEGMDQHPSISKEEKERLTNFLALARKEFDDFAKKEVQRAFVYSYEESARALFENYLDNVEAFCSGVKVNDPITDEEMDPDERLMRSIEEQIGISENAKKTFREEILIRLSAYARKDKKFEYSSHERLREAIEKKMFADLKDVVKITTSAKNPDPEQLKRINDVVARLISHHGYCPVCANETLKYIGSLLNR, encoded by the coding sequence TTGGACTATTTAAAGTCATTAGAAGAGTACAGACGTCAACAGGAGAAACTACGTTGGCAAGGGTCCTTTCTTGAATATATGGAGCTGATTAAAAAAGATCCTGCCATCGTAAAAACAGCTCACACCCGAGTCTACGATATGATTGTGCAAGCCGGAATTGAAGAAACTGCCCTAGGGAAAAAATATAATTTCTTTTCCCATGAAATTTTTGGTTTGGATGGGGTGCTGCAAAAATTAGTAGAAGAGTATTTTCATTCTTCCGCACGTCGTTTGGATGTGCGCAAACGGATTTTGCTCCTGATGGGTCCGGTGAGCGGCGGAAAATCCACGATTGTGACCATGTTAAAAAAGGGATTAGAAAAATATACCACCACAGATGAGGGTGCTGTTTATGCGATTAAGGACTGCCCGATGCACGAAGAGCCCTTGCATTTAATTCCTGACCCATTAAGAGAGGAATTTGAACAGGAGATGGGGCTCAAGATTGAGGGAAGTCTATGTCCCTCTTGCCGTATGATGGTGCAGGAACGATATCAGGGTCGGATAGAAGATGTGGAAATCGAGCGCATCACTTTTTCCGAGGAGAACAGAGTTGGTATTGGCACCTTTAGTCCATCTGATCCTAAATCTCAGGATATTGCCGACCTCACCGGCAGTATTGATTTTGCCACGATCACTGAATATGGCTCAGAATCAGATCCCCGGGCTTATCGCTTTGACGGAGAATTAAATAAATCCAATCGAGGTTTGATGGAGTTTCAGGAAATGCTGAAATGTGATGAGAAATTTCTTTATCATCTATTAAGCCTTTCCCAGGAGGGGAATTTTAAAGCCGGCCGTTTTGCCTTGATTTCTGCAGATGAAATGATCCTTGCCCATTCCAATGAAACAGAGTATCGTTCATTTATCAGTAATAAAAAAAATGAAGCTCTCCACTCACGTATTTTAGTGATGCCCATTCCCTATAATTTAAAAGTGACGGATGAAGTAAAAATTTACGAAAAACTCATCGGACAAAGTGATTTAAAAGATGTTCATATCGCACCCTTTGCTCTGCGGGCTGCTGCTATATTCACCATTCTTTCCCGCCTGAAGGAATCTAAAAAAATTGGTGTGGACCTCTTGAAAAAAATGAAGCTCTATGATGGAGAAGATGTAGAAGATTTTAAGCAAAAAGATCTCAAGGAACTGCAGTCGGAGAACGAAGGCGAAGGGATGAGCGGCGTGGATCCCCGCTATGTCATCAATCGAATTTCCAGTGCCTTGATTAACAGTGATACTAAGTGTATCAATGCCCTGGATGTGCTTAGAGCCTTAAAAGAAGGGATGGATCAACATCCTTCCATTTCGAAAGAAGAAAAAGAAAGACTGACTAACTTTTTAGCTTTGGCGCGCAAAGAGTTTGATGATTTTGCCAAAAAAGAAGTTCAAAGGGCCTTTGTATACTCTTATGAAGAATCTGCCCGGGCCCTGTTTGAAAATTACCTGGATAATGTGGAAGCCTTCTGCAGCGGGGTTAAGGTGAATGACCCCATCACTGATGAGGAAATGGATCCCGATGAAAGGTTGATGCGTTCCATCGAGGAACAGATCGGAATTTCTGAAAATGCTAAAAAGACATTTCGGGAAGAAATTCTCATCCGCTTGTCTGCCTATGCCCGCAAAGACAAAAAATTTGAATACAGTTCCCATGAGCGCCTTCGGGAAGCCATTGAAAAGAAAATGTTTGCCGACCTGAAGGATGTGGTAAAAATTACTACCTCTGCAAAGAATCCTGATCCGGAACAGCTGAAAAGGATTAACGATGTTGTCGCCCGTTTGATCAGTCATCATGGTTATTGCCCGGTCTGTGCCAATGAAACTCTGAAATACATCGGCAGCCTATTAAATCGCTAA